From one Amaranthus tricolor cultivar Red isolate AtriRed21 chromosome 17, ASM2621246v1, whole genome shotgun sequence genomic stretch:
- the LOC130804019 gene encoding protein NRT1/ PTR FAMILY 6.3-like, with protein sequence MALPGKANNLNSVDIEVGKDLVSDAWDCNGRPANRSKTGGWKAAAMILGGEACERLTTLGIAVNLVTYLTGVMHLGNAASANTVTNFMGTSFMLCLLGGFIADTFLGRYLTIAIFATIQASGVTVLTVSTIIPSLRPPPCPANSDACTPASNTQLGVLYLALYLTALGTGGVKSSVSGFGSDQFDETNKVEKGHMIKFFNWFFFFISLGSLAAVTVLVYIQDNMGRQWGYGICACAIIFALAVFLCGTKRYRFKKLVGSPLTQIAAVFVVAWRKRHMELPSDSSLLFNIDDLADGRKIKKQKLPHSKQFRFLDKAAIKDPQMPAVVTKVNKWYLPTSTDVEEVKLVLRMLPIWATTIIFWTIYAQMSTFSVSQATTMDRHMGKSFEIPAASLTVFFVGSILLTVPIYDRFIVPIAKKFLHNPHGLTPLQRIGVGLVFSIFSMFSAALVEIRRLKVAQNAGLVNKPHEVVPISVFWLIPQFFFVGSGEAFTYIGQLDFFLRECPKGMKTMSTGLFLTTLSLGFFVSSVLVTIVHKITGNRHPWIADNLNQGRLDYFYWLLAGLSLLNFVVYLVFAKWYVYKETWLAEEGYAVEEEDGPSCH encoded by the exons atggcTCTCCCTGGAAAAGCCAATAACTTAAACAGTGTTGATATAGAAGTTGGAAAAGATTTAGTTTCTGATGCATGGGATTGTAATGGTCGTCCTGCTAATCGTTCCAAAACTGGTGGTTGGAAGGCTGCTGCTATGATCTTAg GAGGGGAAGCATGTGAAAGGTTGACAACATTAGGGATAGCGGTTAATTTAGTGACATATTTAACAGGAGTAATGCATTTAGGCAATGCTGCTTCTGCTAACACTGTCACTAATTTCATGGGTACTTCTTTTATGCTTTGCCTCCTTGGCGGTTTCATTGCTGACACTTTTCTTGGACG GTATCTGACCATAGCTATCTTCGCCACAATTCAAGCATCG GGTGTGACAGTATTGACCGTATCAACAATAATCCCTAGCCTCCGGCCACCACCATGCCCAGCCAATTCAGATGCGTGTACTCCGGCCTCAAATACACAGCTCGGCGTACTCTACCTAGCGTTATACTTAACGGCCTTAGGGACGGGTGGGGTAAAGTCGAGTGTATCAGGTTTTGGGTCAGATCAATTTGATGAAACCAATAAGGTTGAAAAGGGACACATGATAAAGTTCTTTAATTGGTTCTTTTTTTTCATAAGTTTAGGGTCACTAGCAGCCGTGACAGTTTTGGTGTACATCCAAGATAATATGGGTAGGCAGTGGGGTTATGGAATTTGTGCTTGTGCAATAATATTTGCGCTAGCGGTGTTCCTATGTGGTACAAAACGATACCGTTTTAAGAAACTAGTGGGCAGCCCCTTGACTCAAATTGCTGCTGTATTTGTCGTTGCTTGGAGGAAAAGGCACATGGAACTGCCTTCAGATTCATCCCTTCTTTTCAATATTGATGATTTAGCTGATGGTAGAAAAATCAAGAAGCAGAAATTGCCTCACAGTAAACAGTTCAG GTTTTTGGACAAGGCAGCTATAAAAGATCCACAAATGCCAGCAGTTGTTACAAAGGTAAACAAATGGTACTTGCCAACATCAACTGATGTAGAAGAAGTGAAATTGGTACTTAGGATGCTACCAATTTGGGCCACAACCATAATTTTCTGGACTATCTATGCACAAATGAGTACATTCTCCGTCTCACAAGCTACCACAATGGATCGTCATATGGGGAAATCATTCGAAATTCCGGCTGCATCACTCACCGTTTTCTTTGTAGGTAGCATCCTCCTCACTGTTCCGATCTATGATCGATTCATCGTACCAATTGCCAAGAAATTCCTTCATAACCCTCACGGACTTACACCACTTCAAAGAATCGGTGTAGGCCTAGTATTCTCAATATTTTCAATGTTTTCTGCTGCTCTTGTTGAAATTAGACGCTTAAAGGTTGCGCAGAATGCAGGATTGGTTAATAAGCCTCATGAAGTTGTCCCTATAAGTGTCTTCTGGCTCATACCACAGTTTTTCTTCGTTGGATCCGGGGAAGCATTCACTTATATCGGACAACTCGACTTTTTCTTAAGAGAGTGTCCTAAAGGAATGAAAACTATGAGTACTGGGCTATTTTTAACGACACTTTCCCTAGGATTTTTCGTTAGTTCTGTACTTGTTACAATAGTGCATAAAATAACTGGCAACAGGCATCCATGGATAGCAGATAATCTAAACCAAGGAAGATTAGACTATTTCTACTGGTTACTCGCAGGTTTGAGTTTGTTGAATTTTGTTGTATATTTAGTATTCGCTAAATGGTATGTTTACAAGGAAACCTGGCTGGCCGAAGAAGGGTACGCtgtggaagaagaagatggaccAAGTTGTCATTAA